Proteins found in one Crassostrea angulata isolate pt1a10 chromosome 3, ASM2561291v2, whole genome shotgun sequence genomic segment:
- the LOC128177688 gene encoding uncharacterized protein LOC128177688, giving the protein MACLRILLGSLVLLGIPAFVFCGECCKAHYDILFDYHKEKWCSNYCCFQLGKYDCCDNSLLQAPSSERDDFCTDYFHSNVWAAALIAIGSIALIVGLCVCCCKACCGRSQSVGVVVQGANPGVTVVNSSMQQTVNPSHTVQQQPGYPVNQAPSYPA; this is encoded by the exons ATGGCATGTTTAAGGATTCTTCTCGGCAGTCTTGTATTACTTG GTATCCCGGCGTTTGTATTTTGTGGTGAGTGTTGTAAGGCCCATTATGACATCCTCTTTGATTACCATAAAGAGAAGTGGTGCAGCAACTATTGTTGCTTTCAGTTAGGGAAGTATGACTGTTGCGACAATAGCCTTTTACAAGCACCATCTAGTGAGAGAGACGACTTCTGTACTGATTATTTCCACAGTAATGT GTGGGCGGCTGCACTGATCGCCATAGGAAGCATCGCCCTGATTGTTGGTCTGTGTGTCTGTTGCTGTAAAGCGTGTTGTGGTAGGAGCCAGTCGGTGGGCGTGGTCGTGCAAGGAGCCAACCCAG GTGTTACTGTGGTCAATTCCTCGATGCAGCAGACAGTGAATCCAAGCCACACGGTGCAGCAACAGCCGGGGTATCCCGTGAACCAAGCCCCGAGCTACCCAGCCTAG
- the LOC128176775 gene encoding uncharacterized protein LOC128176775: MACLRILLTSLVICGIPAIVLCDECCKAHNGLFLKNDEKWCSNYCCFKLGKFDCCDNYLLQAPSSEREDFCSDYYRSHEWVPVLIALGSLALLVGLCVFIHKACCGRSQSVGVVLQGPNPGVTVVHSGNTMQQQPGYPSNTMQQPGYPMQQAPNYPA; encoded by the exons ATGGCGTGTTTAAGGATTCTTCTTACCAGTCTTGTGATTTGTG GGATTCCGGCGATTGTTTTGTGTGATGAGTGTTGCAAGGCACATAATGgcctatttctcaaaaacgacgAGAAGTGGTGCAGCAACTACTGTTGCTTTAAACTGGGGAAGTTTGACTGCTGCGACAACTATCTTTTGCAAGCGCCATCTAGCGAGAGAGAAGACTTCTGTTCAGATTATTACCGCAGCCATGA GTGGGTGCCCGTGCTAATTGCTCTAGGAAGCTTGGCCCTGTTAGTCGGTCTGTGTGTCTTTATCCATAAGGCTTGTTGTGGTAGGAGCCAGTCGGTGGGCGTGGTTTTGCAAGGACCTAATCCAG GTGTCACGGTTGTACATTCCGGCAACACAATGCAGCAGCAACCCGGGTATCCTAGCAACACGATGCAGCAACCCGGGTATCCAATGCAACAAGCTCCAAATTACCCGGCCTAG